Genomic DNA from Paenibacillus donghaensis:
ATTTTATGAAGCCGCCATCATGGAATTTTTCTTTGAACTTCTTCGGGAAGCCGGAGCGCGATTGCCAAGACAGATTGGTGCCACTATAAGTATTGTTGGCGCTCTCGTTATTGGTGAAGCAGCCATATCTGCAGGTATTGCCTCTCCAACGATGGTCGTGGTCGTTGCATTAACCGGAATTGCTTCTTTTGCCATTCCTCAATACAACATGGCTACCGCTATAAGAATTATAAAGATTCCGCTCATGATTTTAAGCACATTCCTGGGCGGATTCGGTCTGATGATAGGTTTTCTCTGGATCTTGCTACATTTAACGAGTCTCAGATCCCTTGGGCAGCCCTATCTAAACCCTCTAGCGCCTCTTCAACCTAAACAATTATTGGATACACTCCTTCGTGCCCCGTTCAAAATTTTACTGCGTTCACCACGCAATAAGCTATTCGGATCTAAAAAATAAAAGGCAATTTCTTTGAAAGAAGGCTCAATTATGCGAAAAATCGCATTTGCCGGCTGTCTGATGGTCTGCGTTCTATTGTTGCCAGGTTGCTGGGACAAGACAGAACTTACGGATCGGTCCTTTATCTTAGGACTTGCCATCGACAAAGCCGATAAAGGAATGGTTGATCTTACTGTGCAAGTATACAAGCCGGTACATTCCGGCGGTTCACAAGGAAAGCAAGGCGGAGATATTTCCTATATCAATGTGCATACTAAGGGTAAAACGATGTTTGATGGGATTCGGGATATTATCCTTCATACAGGACGCAAAGCACAATGGAGCCATTTGCAGGCTATCATTGTTGAAGATCAGTTAGTACAAACTTATCCTGTCGGTGAGGTTTTGGATCTCTTTTATCGGGGTCATGAGGCTAGACTTAGTTCTTCGTTTTTTATTGCCCACGGGAAAGCGTCGCAATATTTGGAAATGAAGCCTTTAATCGAAAAAACAATAAGTCAACAGTTATTGCAAATTACAAAATTTTCCGATCGGCACAATTACAAAACGACCGACACTTCTTTACTTGATCTTTTCCTCGGTCTTCGCAGCCAGACAGGGATTTCGTTAGTTCCTTACATCACAAAAAGCGGAGAAAAAGAAGAAGAGCTGGTGGCTAACGGAATGGCAGTCTTAAAAAATGGAAAATGGAAGGGGACCGTTTCTTCTCAAGATTCGCGAATGATACATATGTTGCTTAATAAGTATAAGGGTGGAATTATCCGCGTTCCGTGCGAAACTCAAAGCGATTCGAGCGATGCAAGCGACAATTCCCTGGAAGTATTATCTTTCCATTCCAAACTAAAACCGCGAATTGAAGGTGAAGCAGTCAAACTTCAAGTATTCGTTCAGTTTTCAGCAGCTATTGGAGAGATGAGGTGCACGAAATTAAAAACTCCGGAAGATGAAAAAGAATTTGCTGAAACTGCAGCTCGGACAGTTGAACAATCTTTAAGAAAAACTTTGGACCAAATGAAACAAAAGAAATTAGACCTGATTGGATTAGGAGACCGGATTTATCGTAAAGATCCAGCCCAATGGAAAAGGTGGAAGAGGAATTGGGGAGAGCGTTTCGCTGATACTCAAATCGACATTAAAGTAAAAGTTGAAATAAAGAATAGCGGAACTGCAATACCAAAACCGCTTTCTATGGACAAGTAGCGAAGGAGCACTAACGGATGGCTGAAAAAATGATTGTTGTGATTTCGGGTTATTTGTTAATGACGTTCTATAATCTTGCCAAAACAAAGAAAATGATGCTGCGCGACAAAATCACATATGGAGTGACCGTTATTGTCTCTATTTATCTTGGTATTGAGTATGTTGGGGAATTTGGAATGCCGATTCTTCATGACATTGCATCATGGCTGTATAAAGATTTGGGTCATAGAATTGTCGAGTATTTAGACAAAAATTCTTAGAAAAGGAGCAGAATAATCTTTATGAATAAGCAAATCATAAGTCAAGAACAATTGATCGTATTGTTTTTTGTTTATTTGACTGGCTCAGTTATTGTAAACCTTCCCGGTCCGTTAATTGGATTCGCCCATAACGGTGTGTGGATATCTCTGCTGCTCTCCGGCGCGTTTGCCATGATTCAATTGCTGCTTGTCCTTTACTTGGATAAGGAATATCCCGGACGATCTTTTAGTGAATATAGCCAAGCTGTTTTGGGAAGATGGCCCGCCATTGTTATTGCTATCCCGTTTATTTCGCTCTTGTTTGAAATGAGTACTGATATCGTACATGAAGTAGGTAAATATGTTAACAGTTCTTTAATGAGGCAAACTCCCCAATACATATTCGATATGTTTATCTTCACCACAGTGGCCATAACTGTACGTGCAGGGATTGAAGTCATGAGTAGAATGTTTACCATTTTAATCTTCGTCGTGCTGCTGTTCATCATCTTGACTATGTTGTTGTCCTTTCCTAATTATCACAGCGAATTTCTTTTACCTATTCTTCCTGACGGAATCAAACCTGTATTACATGGCGCCTACCTTTCATATGGTTTCACCCACGCAGAACCGGTCTTGCTTGCCCTTCTCCTTCCTTTTGTTCGTCGGCCGACCCGGGGTTTACATAAAAAACTGATTATTGCGTTTGTTATTAGTGTTATCACATTGATTGCGGTCACGATATCAACCATTCTTGTTTTCGGACCCTTAGCCGGGGAAAGAAAATATTCGATGGTAGAGGTTGCACGAATAATTAATGTACAACCTATTATTCAGCGGGTAGAATTCATTGTTGGGATAGCTTTAATCGTAAGTTCCTACATGAAAGCTTGCATTACACTCTTCATATTAAATCAATTCATTGTACGTATATGTAAGTTAAAGGATGAGAAAGTGTTTATACTTCCTCTGGCTTTTATCAATATGATATGTGCTTTTATTTTACAAAGAAGCGAAACAAAATTGACCGAGCACATCTCGGTAGTCCTTCCCATTTGGAAGTTGACCGGATTTACAATTCCTCTGTTACTCGTGGTTACAATTCATCTGCTGAAGAAAAGGTTTGGCCTAAAAAAGACGCCGACCAAATGAGAGGATCGGCGTGACCCATTCTGATTTTATCCCAAATTATGTGAATATGTTCACATGAGTAACATGCCCTAGACCATTCGGGGGAATTCTCTAATTATATAAGATGAACTTAAGAATGGAGTAGTGAGGTTGCCAGAAAGCCTGATGCATAGGGCTTCCCTGGCAACTCCGTATGTAACATTCTTAAGTTCACGTTCTATAATTGGAAATTTGGGACTCCCCGGGAGTTTGCACTAGTGTTAATATTTACATTAACTAGGATCGAGCAATCAAAGAAACAGGGGAGCGAAGAGTTATGAGTAGACAAGCGGCTTTATTGACAGGAGATCGGGTGATTCTGCGTCCGGTGAATGCGGATGATGCGGAGTGGATGTACGAAAGCTTTTATAGTGAAGAGACGCGCAGACTGACGGGTACACAGAAACATTATACGAAGGAGCAAATCGCCCGGTATATTGAGGCCAAAGCGGGGGATGACACATCAGTGCTGCTGTTAATTGCCTTGCGGGCAAACGGGGAGGTCATCGGCGATATCGCCATTCAGGATATGGACCGCAATAACCGTACGGCCAATTTGCGGATTGCGATCAATGAGCCGGAACATCAGGGCAAGGGCTATGGGCAGGAGGCGCTGCTCCTGATGCTGGATTATGGATTTGGCATACTGAATCTGCACCGGGTCGAGCTGGAGGTATTCGCCTACAACCCGCGTGCGGCCCATGTATATGAGAAGGTGGGATTTGTTAGAGAAGGCGTGCGGCGGCAGGCGCTGTATTATAACCACGAATATCATGATGTTATCCTGATGTCGATGCTGGCGGAGGAGTATAGATTGCGCTATTTGAGGTAATGTGAGCAGTGAAAGAGGTAAACCTGCAAATGTGCAGGAATTTCTGGCCGTCTCCACGGCAACCTTGATAGTATCCTCTATGGCTGCTCGGTAGATGGACATCATCCGGCCGATTGATCTGTAGAATGGGTTACTTTTTAGATCCCAGCGAGGATTTAGCGGTTGCTATGGAACGTCTGCGAAAAAACCGCTGAATGGCGGCTTGCAGCATGCTCGCCGTTCAACGGTTCTCTGCGACCCTCCACCCAGCGGCTCACAGCACGTCCGTTAGCGGTTCCCGGGTAGCCCCCATCCAGTGGGGCTGCCTTTTTACATATTCAGCTGAAGCTTGCGGGTGCTGAGCACGCCTTCAAGGCCGGTCGGATCAGTGGCCACCTTGCAGGCCACAAATTGTTCGGCCCGCTCGGAGGTGCGCAGGCGCAGCGGCTTGGTCTCCATCCGCACCAGCTCCAGCATCACCTCTGCTACGGATTCCGCCGTCTGCGGTTCAACGTTCCGCTCCAGGAAGGTGGCTCTGTACGCATCAAGGATGGGTTTGTATTCATCCTCCAGTACCCCGCCGGTGCTCGCCACATGCCCCATTACGGTATTGTTGAATTCTGTAGCAATCGCCCCGGGCTCCAGCAGCGTGATGTCAATATTGAACAATGGCTTGTAGTAGGTAGCCATACTCTCCAATAGCCCTTCCAGCGCGAACTTGCTGGCGCAGTAGATTTCGTTCATCGGCTGTCCGACCAGCCCGCCTACGCTGGAGGTGGCTACAATATGTGACGACCCGCTGAGCCGCATCAGCGGCAGAGCTGCCTGAATCGTATGCATCACGCCATATACATTGGTATCAAACAGCTTGCGGACATCCTCCATCGGCGCCTGACCAAGCGATCTTAAGTACCCGTAGCCTGCATTGCAGAACAAGACGTCAAGTCTGCCCTGTTCGCACTCAATCCGTTCGACTACTGTCTGTGCGGCATTTGGGTCAGTAACATCCAGTTCTACCCAATGCAGCCCTTTGATTTCCCCATGCTGCTGTTGTTCGCG
This window encodes:
- a CDS encoding SDR family oxidoreductase; translation: MSQIICITGASSGIGLASALAFAHEGWTVYAGTRHLEREQQQHGEIKGLHWVELDVTDPNAAQTVVERIECEQGRLDVLFCNAGYGYLRSLGQAPMEDVRKLFDTNVYGVMHTIQAALPLMRLSGSSHIVATSSVGGLVGQPMNEIYCASKFALEGLLESMATYYKPLFNIDITLLEPGAIATEFNNTVMGHVASTGGVLEDEYKPILDAYRATFLERNVEPQTAESVAEVMLELVRMETKPLRLRTSERAEQFVACKVATDPTGLEGVLSTRKLQLNM
- a CDS encoding GNAT family N-acetyltransferase; translated protein: MSRQAALLTGDRVILRPVNADDAEWMYESFYSEETRRLTGTQKHYTKEQIARYIEAKAGDDTSVLLLIALRANGEVIGDIAIQDMDRNNRTANLRIAINEPEHQGKGYGQEALLLMLDYGFGILNLHRVELEVFAYNPRAAHVYEKVGFVREGVRRQALYYNHEYHDVILMSMLAEEYRLRYLR
- a CDS encoding Ger(x)C family spore germination protein — encoded protein: MRKIAFAGCLMVCVLLLPGCWDKTELTDRSFILGLAIDKADKGMVDLTVQVYKPVHSGGSQGKQGGDISYINVHTKGKTMFDGIRDIILHTGRKAQWSHLQAIIVEDQLVQTYPVGEVLDLFYRGHEARLSSSFFIAHGKASQYLEMKPLIEKTISQQLLQITKFSDRHNYKTTDTSLLDLFLGLRSQTGISLVPYITKSGEKEEELVANGMAVLKNGKWKGTVSSQDSRMIHMLLNKYKGGIIRVPCETQSDSSDASDNSLEVLSFHSKLKPRIEGEAVKLQVFVQFSAAIGEMRCTKLKTPEDEKEFAETAARTVEQSLRKTLDQMKQKKLDLIGLGDRIYRKDPAQWKRWKRNWGERFADTQIDIKVKVEIKNSGTAIPKPLSMDK
- a CDS encoding GerAB/ArcD/ProY family transporter; the encoded protein is MNKQIISQEQLIVLFFVYLTGSVIVNLPGPLIGFAHNGVWISLLLSGAFAMIQLLLVLYLDKEYPGRSFSEYSQAVLGRWPAIVIAIPFISLLFEMSTDIVHEVGKYVNSSLMRQTPQYIFDMFIFTTVAITVRAGIEVMSRMFTILIFVVLLFIILTMLLSFPNYHSEFLLPILPDGIKPVLHGAYLSYGFTHAEPVLLALLLPFVRRPTRGLHKKLIIAFVISVITLIAVTISTILVFGPLAGERKYSMVEVARIINVQPIIQRVEFIVGIALIVSSYMKACITLFILNQFIVRICKLKDEKVFILPLAFINMICAFILQRSETKLTEHISVVLPIWKLTGFTIPLLLVVTIHLLKKRFGLKKTPTK